TGTTGAGATACTGCTTTTAAAGATTGCTTTACAATGTCTACAATCGTTTCAGGATGCGTTTCAATTTCTTTTGCAACAATTTTTTTTGCAGCTTTAAGGGCGACTGGAACGATCATCTTCTCTAAGTCATCTTTAGTTTTTGTAAGAAAAGCTTCACATGCTGCAAGTTGCTCTGCCCATTTTTTAAGGCCTTCATCAAAGCCTTCATTCATCTTCTGTTCTTTTAATAATTCGCACTCTTTTTCACACTCTTGTCTGTAAGCGACGCCCTCTTCTTGAATTTTGGCAATCAATTCTTTTCCTTCAAGGAGAGAAGAAAATTCGCTTGCAGGAATTACCTTCTTAGTGGGTGCTAAATGTAGCTCATCTTTGTAGAGTAAGTCAAAAAATTTCATTTATTCTTTACCCTTGTTAAGTAGTTTTACAAGATCTAAGACCTCTGAAGTGATTTGAGAGGAGAGTTTTTTTGGTATATCTGTAGGGCTATCTAAGCATTTTGTAAGTTCTTTTCCTCTGCCGATATCGAGTCTATGTATGATATGCCAAATAAGATGGCTATTTTGCCCTAAAAGTGCATGGGCAAGCCTTGCAAGACCTTTCTGATGGATAAGTAGAGCAAGTTTTTCTTTGCTTTGCATCCAGTATTGAACAGGTTCTGGTTTAACAGGAGGGACATCAGCTCTTTTTAGGCAATAATCTAAGTATTGTTTTTGATGAGCAGAGAGCAGATTTTTGAGAATGTCCAATGTTTTTTTATCAACAACCTTTCGAAGATCAATAGATAGATCCTGGATGCCAAGAAAATCAACAAGGCTTACAAGTTGTAACTTAGTGAGGTGTAAAAGGGTGTTCAAGGGATTTTCTTCTAGAAATTCAATAGCTACGACATCTTCTGGTAACCACTCTTGGTAAAAGTACTTAAGAAAAAAAAATCTAGCAAAAGGAGAGAGAGGGATCTTTTTAATTGGAGGTTTTGCAAGCTTTGTAATACCAGCCAATAGAGAGCTTGGAAGAGAAGAGATGATTAGGTTTTTTAAATTGATGGGGTACTTTGCAAGGAAAGGTGGAAGCCATGAGTAATGAATGTTCGATAGGCCTTCTGTAATTTGTAATACAGGAGGTTTTTGTGGTACGTGTGTCTTACTTAGCTCTGACTCATCTTCTGATGCAAAAAATTTAAAGAGAGAATTTGCATCTTCCTTGTGAAAGCGCGTAAGCAAAGAGTGAATCATTAGGTGATAAGGTGTGTTCATTTTTCTTGGGAGTCAGTGTTTTCTTTCTCTTCTGTTGAATGTTCTTCTGTGGGCTTTTCTTTGACTTTCCAGAAGAAAGAGAGCCCGCCATGTGGAGTCAAAAGAGGAAGCATTTTCCAGATAACCCATATAAGGGCAAGAACAAGGATTAAGACAATAGAACAGAGGGAGAAGAACAATAAGCGAAAGGCTCCCACAGAATCTTTTGCAATGACTACTCCCCAAATAGTAACAAACTCTTTTTCTTCCTCAGAGCCCGCAGGATTCTCTGAGCGAAGAGTTACGTCAGTAAAGCGAGAGCGATCAGAAATTACAGTTACATTTTCCAGCTTTAATCCAGCAATGCTTGCGCTTACTAATTGTTTGATTTTTGTAATGAGCTGGCTATTGGGATTATCTAAAACACCCTGGTGTTTGACATATACAGAAGCTGTAATTTGCGAATCGGTAGAGTCGTCTGTTGGAAAGGAAAGTTGCACTGTCGCGTCAATAACACCATCAATTTGGCGGATTGTGTTAGCAATTTGTTGTGCAAGACCTGCTTGATATTTAATTTTCTGTTGCATGTCTGAGGGCATGAGACCAGAATCGCTAAATAACTCTAAAAGATTCTTTCCTTGTTTTCTTGGCAGGCCATTGCGATTGAGAATGGACATGGCTTCTGTGATCTGGGAATTGTCTACATATAGATTCCAGAGGATTCCTGTATTTGCAGCTGAAGCAGATGAAGCAACAGGTGCTGCTTGTTTCTCTGCGCTTATTCCTTTGCTTGCAAGAAAAACTACAATTTCATTGGCTTCTCGCTCATCCACCCCGTTGATGATGGCTGTTTTTTCTGAGCATCCAGTAACGAAGACGCAGATTGTGACAAAGAGAAAAAATGTACATATTTTAGAGAGGGCTTTTTGCAAATTCATGGAATCAATACTTTATTAAATTTATTCGTTTTTTCTAACCTATCACAGAGAGCTTCCTTTTGCAATTTAAAAATAAATTGAAGGTTAATTCTATGCTGGCTTTTTTGTTAGGTAGGTGGCCCAGGAGGTGGCAAAGTTATCTTGGTTTTCTTTGCAGTAATTATAGAATTCTCTTAGAAAGAGCCTTCTTTCTTCAAATTCAGCAAAGAATTGTTTTGCAATAGGTGTGGAGGCTACAAGGAAGTTTTTTTCATTAATGAGCATTTGACGATCCATGATAGTGTCAAAGCTTAACTGCTTGGCGTTGTGCATCATGTCTACCATAACCAGTAGCGTAGTTGTTCTTCCGCTTCCACCTTTGCAGTGAAAATGCACCCAAGAGGTTTCTGGTTTGGTTCTATAAAAGGAGATAAAAGTATCTATTTCTTCGTCAAGCGGTCTTTTGTGATCGCAAATAGGAATCCTAACATATCCAATGCCTAATTTAGCAGTTAAATTACGCTCTGTAGATGTGCGTTTAACGGTAGTTGGCATGGGAATAAGCTCTTTATTGCCTTCTTCTTTGACGACTTTGTTAATGACAACATGTTCTTCTTTTTGGGCCGCTTTTAGAAGGGCTTTTTCTTCTTCAGAAATGGCTTCTGTATTTAAATCTAAATTTGACCATCCATTTTGAATATTCATCCAGCTCACAGGTAGGCCATTGATGAATCCATGAGACTCTCGTCTCAGGTCGATGATAATTAAGTCTTTTTGGGCAAGTTTTTCTTGTAGTTCATTAAGACCTGCTTCAGAAAATTGAGCGCTGGCAGAATAGTGAAGCTGATCGAGTCCATCTCTTGTGGGGTAGTGGCCAGTAAAGTTTTTATCCTCTGGGTAAGGATCGTTAATTTTTCTAAATGCTCCAAGTTCTTCGGTTTGGTCAAGTATGAGCTTGAGGGAGCCATCAGCAAGTTCATTAGAAATTGCGTTTATAATGGGCATATTTGTGTCGTTGTTTGTAGTAAACACTAATGAACTAAACACAGATAAGACAAGAGATATTGCTAATAAAGATAAAATTCTATTCATATCAAGCAAAGTGTACTGAAAAATAAGATTACTCGCAATAAGTGATTTTTGGCACTCAAGGGCTTTTTCTGCTAAAAAAAGCATTCTTTGTCTTGACATTAATAAAAGTCCTCTCTTAGAATCATCGCTCGATAGAAACAGTAATTGTAAATGGAGTATTCTCATGAATAAAATTAAACCTTTAGGTAATCGTGTTTTAGTAAAACGCTTTAAGGCGAAAACAACAAAAGGTGGCATTATTCTCCCCGAATCGGCTCAAGAAAAGCCAAAAGAAGGAGAAGTTGTTGCAGTTGGTCCTGGAAAAAGTGATGACGAGGGAAAGTTTAATCCTACCACATTGAAAGTAGGTGATCGCGTCCTTTTTACTGCCTATGCAGGTACAGAAGTTAAGCAAAATGACACAGAAGAAGAATATCTGATCATGTCAGAAGATGACATTTTAGGAATCTTGAGTTAAACAGAAAAATTACTTTGGAGTTACCCCTCGTTATGTCAAAAATAATGCAATTTGATCAAGAAGCCTTAAAATCGATTTTGGAAGGCGTAAAGAAGCTTGCAAGAGCTGTGAAAGTAACACTTGGGCCCAAGGGGCGAAATGTAGTGATTAAAAAAGGTGCTGGATCCCCACTTTCCACTAAAGATGGAGTCACTGTTGCTAAGGAAATTACATTAAAAGATAAATTTGAAAATATGGGAGCACAGCTTGTAAAAGAGGTTGCATCAAAAACTTCAGATATCGCAGGAGATGGAACAACAACGGCAATTGTTCTTGCAGAAGCAATTTATAGTGAAGGTGTAAAAAACGTAGTCGCTGGTGCAAACCCTATGAGCGTTAAGCGCGGAATTGATAAGGCAGTGGATGCCATTGTACACGCCCTTTCAAAGCTTGCACATCCTGTAAAGACCCCTAAAGAAGTGATGCAGATTGCAACTATATCTGCAAATAACGACGCGGATATTGGGCAAATTATCTCCAATGCAATGGAAAAAGTTGGAAAAGATGGTATTATTAGTGTTGCAGAAGCAAAAGGTATTGAAACGACGCTGGATGTTGTAGAAGGTATGCAGTTTGATAAGGGATATTTATCTCCTTATTTTGTGACGGATGCAGAAAATATGAGCGTTGAATTTGAAAATGCTTCTATTCTCATTACAGATAAAAAAATTTCCACAGTAAAAGAGCTTGTACCCATTCTTGAAAAAGTAATGGCAAGGGGGCCAAAACCCTTTTTGATCATTGCAGAAGATATCGATGGTGATGCCTTGGCGATGCTCGTAGTTAATAAGCTAAAAGGATCTCTTCCTGTTTGTTGTGTGAAGGCTCCAGGGTTTGGAGATCGCAAAAAAGCTATGTTGCAAGATATAGCCGTTTTAACAGGAGGTACTCTTGTTTCTGAAGAAGTTGGCTTGCAGCTTGAAGATGTAGACGTTGAAGTTCTTGGAAGAGCTAAAACTGTCAAAGTCACAAAAGATGAGACTACGATTATTGATGGTGCTGGAGATAGTAAATTAATTAAGCAAAGAGATGCACAAATTCGTGCAGAGATTGCTAAGACAACTTCTAGTTATGATAAAGAAAAATTAGAAGAGCGTCTTGCAAAACTCGTAGGCGGCGTTGCTGTCATTAACGTAGGCGCTGCAACAGAAACTGAAATGAAGGAAAAGAAAGCTCGTGTAGAAGACGCTCTTCATGCAACAAGAGCAGCCGTTGCAGAGGGTATTGTTCCAGGAGGAGGTGTAGCTCTTCTTCGCTCTCTTCATGCTTTGGATGCCTTGAAGTTGCATGGCGATGAAGCAATAGGTGTATCTATTATAAGGACTGCAGCCTTTGCTCCCGCAACTGCTATCGCAAACAATTGTGGTAAGCCTGGTAATTTGATTGCAGAAAAAATCTATGAGCAAAAAGATGCTCATGGTTACAACGGTCTTACAGATCAGTTTGAAGACCTTATTAAAGCAGGTGTAATTGATCCGGTCTTGGTAACTAAGAGTGCTATTAAGCATGCAGCTTCTATATCTGGGCTTTTGCTGACAACAGCTGCTATGATTACCGATAAACCCAAACCCAAGAGCTCATCATCGATGGATGGTATGGGTGGCATGGGCGGCATGGGCGGCATGGGCGGCATGGGCGGTATGGGAATGGGTGGTATGGGCGGAATGGACATGATGTAAAATCATCCACACACAATTTTCTGCTTCTGCGGTAGTTATACACAAACCAATTCTTGAACTTGTTTGTGTATAATAACTACCGCAGGGCTCACAGAAAGCACAGGGGGAATAAAGGACATTTGGATTATGCCAACATATGACTATATCTGTGATCATTGTCACAAGAAAACAGAAGTTTCACAAAAAATCACTGCTGAACCTTTAAAAAGGTGCCCAGACTGCCTTCAAGATACGCTTCGTCGTGGTATTGGAGGTGGGCTTGCAACACTTCGCTTTGAAGGTTCTGGTTTTTATATAACAGATTATGCAAACAAGGACTCTCGTGAGCCTTCTTCTCAAAAAAGTGAAGATAATGGCAGTTATGGTTGCAATAAAACTGCTTGCAAATAAGTTATTTGCGTCTCCAGAAAGCTGGTATGAAAAGTATTAAGATGATAAATAACTCAAGCCTTCCAAGGAACATGAGAAGACATGAAAAATACTTACCAAAAGATGTTAGAAAAGCGCAAGAATACTCAGGGCCTGCCATGCCAAAGCCTGTTCCAACGGTATTTAGTATGCAAGAGCTAAGTCCAAGAGCTGTTTCTGGATCGATTCCATTAAATACATAAATTATTGTAGCTAGGACTGCTATAGAGATATAGATAAAAAAGAAACAGAGTACATTAGAAGAGAGTTCAAGGTTAATTCTTTTATCACCATAATTAAAGATACGCACTCTTTCAGGTCGAAACACCGTTTCAATACGATTAATAGCAAGCCTTGAAAGAAGGTAGTAGCGAATTACTTTAATACCGCCTGCAGTAGATCCTGACATGCCTCCAATATACATGCTGATTAGCATAAGAACTTGAACGCTTGCTGGCCAATAATTGTAGTCTGCAATAGAAAATCCTGTTGTAGAGAGTGTTGAAATGATTTGAAAAGTGCCATAGCGAATCGATTCTTCTAGAGAAAAAGGCAGGTTTTGGAGAAGCTTCCAGGATGTAATTGTTGCAAAGATGATGATGAGTGCAAGGTACGTGATGAGCTCAGGATCTTTTAGACGATAGAATTTTCTTTTAAGCAAATAATAAAAAAGTGAAAAATTTATGGTTCCAAGAATCATAAAAACTACAATGACCCATTCGGTAGCTGCATTTTGATAGCTTGCAATACTTCCATTTTTAACGGAAAAGCCCCCCGAAGAGACCGTTGTAAGAGCTATATTCACTGCATCAAAAAATGAGAGCTTACTGTTTGTGGTAACTAGCATGATGATCTGTAGCAAAGTCATCGCAAGATAAATCTTAAAAATAGAGAGGGCTGCATTTTGAGTGCGAGGTGTAATATCCTCTTTAATGGGTCCTACAAGCTCTGATTGAAAAAGCACCTTGGCTCCAGCTTCAAGGACTGGGATGACAGCTACGAATAGTAAGATAATGCCGATACCTCCAAGCCATTGTGTCAAGCTTCTCCAAAACAATAACCCTTTTCCAATGGCTTCGATGCCTTCATAAAGCACATCTCCTGAATGCGACAAAACAGGCTTTATAGTCCCGTAATAGTCGTATTTTGTCTCATTTTTCCATAAGCCGGCAAAGCTTATGTGAAAAGCTACTTCCTTGTTTTCTGTATCATAGGCTTTGGGACAGAGTATGGACATGCCAGTTGTTGTATATCCAGAGCACATCTCAAAATAGGCATCTTCAAAGTGCTCTAGTGTATTGTTAAATAAGAAAGGTAGTGTGCTGATTGCGGGAGTGATGAGCCAGATGAGAACGACAACTAAAATACCATCTCGTCTATAGAAATTAACATTTGTTGATCCCTTTCCAAGTATACGAAAGCCAAGAGAACAACATAAGCAGACTAAGATAGTTAGAAAAAATGCAAAGGTATCAAAGGGTTGTGGGTGATTTGTGGGATCTATAATGAATTGATAATAAAACGAGACAATAAGGGGTATTACAAGAATTGATGCTAAAATATAGAGGTAAAATTCTAATGTTTTAAAGATAGGCTTCCAAACCATAAAGCCTCTTTTAAAAAAGTTCTGACAAGATATTAATATTTTTGGGATTAGTAATAATGATGACAGTATCTGAAGGTGTTAACACGCTGTTACCATTGGCTATTGAAATTTTACCCTTGCTTTGTATCACAGCAAAAAGCAAATCTTTTGGCAAGTACTTTACAAGTTTTGCAATAGGAATTCCTGTCATTTTTGATTCCATAGATACTTTTATTTCAACAACTTCTGCTTCATTTTCATAGAGCGAAACAATAGAAGATACTTTTTCTTTACTGATAAGAGATAAAATTTTGTTTTCCGTACTTTTGTGAAAAGTAATTGTGCGCTGAATGCCCATCTCTTTTGCAATAGATCCATAAGCTGGATTTGAGATACATGCAATCACATGAGAGGCTTTTGCTTTTCTTGCAAGTTTACCAAGTAATAAGTTCATCTCATCTTTGCGTGTGCAAGCTACAAAAAAGTCTGTGTGTTCAATATTTTCTTGGAGAAGAAATGGTAGATCACTTCCTTCGTGGTGCAAAACTGTGCATTTTGAAAGGCTTTCAGCAAGATAGGTGCATCTGTCATAACTTTTATCAATGATTTTTACACGTACGTGTGCCTCTTGAAGTAGTCTTGCCAAATGATAGCCAATTTGAGATCCTCCAACGATGACGATAGAGCTTACTTTTTTTTGAGGGATGCCAAAGAAGTGATAGATGGTAGACATCGCTTTTGTGTCCCCTATGAATGTGATTTCATCGAGTGGTAAAATGACATCATCTCCTCTTGGAAAATGGATAGAATGTTCGCATGAATCATCCTCTATGATAGATCTTCTGATGAGTGCTATGCGTACATTTTCTGGTAACTTTAGCTCTGCAATAGGTATAGCTTGTTTATCCCAATTTTTGGGGATTGCGAGTGTATGCATTTGAGCTGCTCCATGAGCAAAATTTTCAATTGCAACAGGTCCTTGCATGCTCATGAGCTTATTAATGTCTGCTGCTACCAAGAGTTCTGGAGAAATAAGGTAGTCAGCATGAAACATTTGCTTGATATCAAGTCTTTCACAGTTGATAAATTGATTTTGGCTGATGCGTGCAATAGTTTTTGGATATCCAAGTTGTTTTGCAATGGATGCTGCAACTAAATTAGTTTCATCGCAGTCGGTGAGGGCTAACAAAAGGTTGGGATTATGCTCTTTAAGCGATTCTAGTAACACCCAATCTGTTCCAAGGCCAACTTTTGCGGATATATCAAGGCGTCTTGCAGCTTCTTCAACCTTGTAAGGGTCCTTGTCGATCAATATGATGTTATGGCCTTTCTGTGACAAAACTAAGGCCAAATGTGAGCCTATTGTGCCAGCTCCAATGATGATAATGTTCATGCTTTCACGCTATCATATTTCTAATTTTTAGACTATTTTCTCTCGCTAAAATAAAAATACCTTGTAAATTCGAGCTCTAACTTCGAATTTACAAGGTAGAAAAATGCAGAGATCTAAATAACGCCAGCTCGATTTTCAACTATCTGCTAATCAAT
The Chlamydiales bacterium DNA segment above includes these coding regions:
- a CDS encoding HrpE/YscL family type III secretion apparatus protein, coding for MKFFDLLYKDELHLAPTKKVIPASEFSSLLEGKELIAKIQEEGVAYRQECEKECELLKEQKMNEGFDEGLKKWAEQLAACEAFLTKTKDDLEKMIVPVALKAAKKIVAKEIETHPETIVDIVKQSLKAVSQHRKFVIYVNKQDYAILDENRPKLKEALESVESLTVSVRDDILPGDATIETESGIISVKQEQLWKSLETAFHSLMNA
- the sctJ gene encoding type III secretion inner membrane ring lipoprotein SctJ, with product MNLQKALSKICTFFLFVTICVFVTGCSEKTAIINGVDEREANEIVVFLASKGISAEKQAAPVASSASAANTGILWNLYVDNSQITEAMSILNRNGLPRKQGKNLLELFSDSGLMPSDMQQKIKYQAGLAQQIANTIRQIDGVIDATVQLSFPTDDSTDSQITASVYVKHQGVLDNPNSQLITKIKQLVSASIAGLKLENVTVISDRSRFTDVTLRSENPAGSEEEKEFVTIWGVVIAKDSVGAFRLLFFSLCSIVLILVLALIWVIWKMLPLLTPHGGLSFFWKVKEKPTEEHSTEEKENTDSQEK
- a CDS encoding co-chaperone GroES, whose product is MNKIKPLGNRVLVKRFKAKTTKGGIILPESAQEKPKEGEVVAVGPGKSDDEGKFNPTTLKVGDRVLFTAYAGTEVKQNDTEEEYLIMSEDDILGILS
- the groL gene encoding chaperonin GroEL (60 kDa chaperone family; promotes refolding of misfolded polypeptides especially under stressful conditions; forms two stacked rings of heptamers to form a barrel-shaped 14mer; ends can be capped by GroES; misfolded proteins enter the barrel where they are refolded when GroES binds), with the translated sequence MSKIMQFDQEALKSILEGVKKLARAVKVTLGPKGRNVVIKKGAGSPLSTKDGVTVAKEITLKDKFENMGAQLVKEVASKTSDIAGDGTTTAIVLAEAIYSEGVKNVVAGANPMSVKRGIDKAVDAIVHALSKLAHPVKTPKEVMQIATISANNDADIGQIISNAMEKVGKDGIISVAEAKGIETTLDVVEGMQFDKGYLSPYFVTDAENMSVEFENASILITDKKISTVKELVPILEKVMARGPKPFLIIAEDIDGDALAMLVVNKLKGSLPVCCVKAPGFGDRKKAMLQDIAVLTGGTLVSEEVGLQLEDVDVEVLGRAKTVKVTKDETTIIDGAGDSKLIKQRDAQIRAEIAKTTSSYDKEKLEERLAKLVGGVAVINVGAATETEMKEKKARVEDALHATRAAVAEGIVPGGGVALLRSLHALDALKLHGDEAIGVSIIRTAAFAPATAIANNCGKPGNLIAEKIYEQKDAHGYNGLTDQFEDLIKAGVIDPVLVTKSAIKHAASISGLLLTTAAMITDKPKPKSSSSMDGMGGMGGMGGMGGMGGMGMGGMGGMDMM
- a CDS encoding zinc ribbon domain-containing protein — translated: MPTYDYICDHCHKKTEVSQKITAEPLKRCPDCLQDTLRRGIGGGLATLRFEGSGFYITDYANKDSREPSSQKSEDNGSYGCNKTACK
- a CDS encoding TrkH family potassium uptake protein, with the translated sequence MVWKPIFKTLEFYLYILASILVIPLIVSFYYQFIIDPTNHPQPFDTFAFFLTILVCLCCSLGFRILGKGSTNVNFYRRDGILVVVLIWLITPAISTLPFLFNNTLEHFEDAYFEMCSGYTTTGMSILCPKAYDTENKEVAFHISFAGLWKNETKYDYYGTIKPVLSHSGDVLYEGIEAIGKGLLFWRSLTQWLGGIGIILLFVAVIPVLEAGAKVLFQSELVGPIKEDITPRTQNAALSIFKIYLAMTLLQIIMLVTTNSKLSFFDAVNIALTTVSSGGFSVKNGSIASYQNAATEWVIVVFMILGTINFSLFYYLLKRKFYRLKDPELITYLALIIIFATITSWKLLQNLPFSLEESIRYGTFQIISTLSTTGFSIADYNYWPASVQVLMLISMYIGGMSGSTAGGIKVIRYYLLSRLAINRIETVFRPERVRIFNYGDKRINLELSSNVLCFFFIYISIAVLATIIYVFNGIDPETALGLSSCILNTVGTGFGMAGPEYSCAFLTSFGKYFSCLLMFLGRLELFIILILFIPAFWRRK
- the trkA gene encoding Trk system potassium transporter TrkA — its product is MNIIIIGAGTIGSHLALVLSQKGHNIILIDKDPYKVEEAARRLDISAKVGLGTDWVLLESLKEHNPNLLLALTDCDETNLVAASIAKQLGYPKTIARISQNQFINCERLDIKQMFHADYLISPELLVAADINKLMSMQGPVAIENFAHGAAQMHTLAIPKNWDKQAIPIAELKLPENVRIALIRRSIIEDDSCEHSIHFPRGDDVILPLDEITFIGDTKAMSTIYHFFGIPQKKVSSIVIVGGSQIGYHLARLLQEAHVRVKIIDKSYDRCTYLAESLSKCTVLHHEGSDLPFLLQENIEHTDFFVACTRKDEMNLLLGKLARKAKASHVIACISNPAYGSIAKEMGIQRTITFHKSTENKILSLISKEKVSSIVSLYENEAEVVEIKVSMESKMTGIPIAKLVKYLPKDLLFAVIQSKGKISIANGNSVLTPSDTVIIITNPKNINILSELF